The following is a genomic window from Bordetella sp. H567.
GCTTCCTGGGCCGCTTTCAGGAAGACCGGCTGCAGGTCTGCCGGCACCTTGCCCAGGCCGCGCTTGCCGATGGCGGTAATGGATGGGCTGAACAGGTGATTCGTCAGCCAGCAGTTGCTGACGACTTCGTTGAACTTGCTGGACAGAACCGTCGCGGCATCATGCTCGAAGCCGTCGACCACGCCCGTCTGCACGGCGGTGTAGAGCTCGTTGATGGGAATGGGCGTGGGAATGGCGCCCATCAGCTTGAAGGTCTCGACGAAGATGGGCGTGGGCAGGACGCGCAGCTTGACGTTTTTCAGGTCGCTGTCGTGCTCCACCACTTTCTTCGTGTAGACGCTGCGGGCATTGAAGTGGTTGCCCCAGCCGATGAAGGTGCACCCCGTGCGCGATTGCAGCAGCTTGTTGAACTGATCGCCCACACCCGCGTCCACGGACTTGTTGACATGCTCCCAGCTATCGAACACGAATCCCATGTCCAGCAGCGCCAGTTCCGGCAGGGCGGTTGCCCAGATCGAACTGCCTGTGATCATCATGTCGATGGAGCCCAGGCGCACCTGCTGAACCACGTCGGACTCCTTTCCCAGCTGTCCGTTGGGAAAGATGTCTACCCGGATACGGTCGCCGGCGGACTGCTTCAGGTCGGCGGCGAAGCGCTCGTACCAGATGTATTGGGCGGATTGCTGGTCCGCCGGCTGCGAAATCGAGCAGCGCAGGGATACCGTGGCCGGGGCCGCCATGACCCCGGGAGCGGCGATCGCGGCGGCGGCGCCGGCCGCGGTCTTCAGGAAGCCGCGACGGGATACGGCGGCGGGCAGGCGTGAAAAATCGTGCGATCTCATGCTTTTGTCTCCGGCTTATAGGTTTAGGTATAACGATTTACTAAATCGTTCTACGCATCCTAGGTGTTTTGCCGTTTCTTTACAATAGGGGCCTGCCATGGGCTTTCCAGCCCGCCACGGGCCCGCGCCAAGGGCCGCAAGAGGATCGAGCATGCCCAGTGCAAGATTCACCCTGCGACGCAACCAAATCGCCTCGGGTGTTCCTCAACCCGCTGCTCGCCCATTTCATGAAAATTCGACG
Proteins encoded in this region:
- a CDS encoding TRAP transporter substrate-binding protein; amino-acid sequence: MRSHDFSRLPAAVSRRGFLKTAAGAAAAIAAPGVMAAPATVSLRCSISQPADQQSAQYIWYERFAADLKQSAGDRIRVDIFPNGQLGKESDVVQQVRLGSIDMMITGSSIWATALPELALLDMGFVFDSWEHVNKSVDAGVGDQFNKLLQSRTGCTFIGWGNHFNARSVYTKKVVEHDSDLKNVKLRVLPTPIFVETFKLMGAIPTPIPINELYTAVQTGVVDGFEHDAATVLSSKFNEVVSNCWLTNHLFSPSITAIGKRGLGKVPADLQPVFLKAAQEASLYQREVAGTKGKQALAELEKQGIKFHPMEPGERQRLRQAMEDKLWPSVTAQYPVTKPMLDIINKSRA